A portion of the Cyanobium sp. PCC 7001 genome contains these proteins:
- a CDS encoding peptidylprolyl isomerase — MDRTDLQRLARYGLLRPLLRQVILEEVLADVPVEAEEAEAAKAQFLEDHDISSQEELQQVQRSFCLSEQDIEYQALYPVKVWKYCHEHFSSKAESRFLARKSSLDQVVYSLLRTQNADLARELYLQVSEGEASFDVLAAAHAEGPERDTRGIVGPVPLSQGHPSLVERLQTASPGNVIEPFPIGDWWLLVRVERLIPACFDEEAENSMIQEMLDEWLEQEVDARMDQLFSSLASPPSPASVSARSEAGPSSTSSASHSAPQSASETVEV; from the coding sequence ATGGACCGAACCGACCTCCAGCGCCTGGCGAGGTATGGACTGCTGCGCCCCCTGCTGCGTCAGGTGATCCTCGAGGAGGTGCTGGCGGATGTGCCCGTCGAGGCCGAGGAGGCCGAGGCCGCCAAAGCCCAATTCCTCGAGGACCATGACATCTCGAGCCAGGAAGAACTGCAGCAGGTCCAGCGGTCCTTCTGCCTTTCCGAGCAGGACATTGAGTATCAGGCTCTGTACCCGGTGAAAGTGTGGAAATACTGCCACGAACATTTTTCGTCCAAGGCCGAATCTCGCTTCCTGGCCCGCAAGTCCAGCCTGGATCAGGTTGTGTACAGCTTGCTTCGCACGCAAAATGCGGATCTGGCGCGGGAGCTGTATCTCCAGGTGAGCGAGGGAGAAGCCAGCTTCGATGTGCTTGCCGCTGCCCATGCAGAGGGGCCGGAGCGCGATACCCGTGGCATTGTCGGGCCGGTGCCCCTGTCCCAGGGTCATCCTTCCCTCGTTGAACGCCTACAGACGGCCAGCCCCGGTAACGTGATCGAGCCTTTCCCGATCGGTGACTGGTGGCTTCTGGTTCGTGTCGAGAGGCTGATTCCAGCCTGTTTCGATGAAGAAGCCGAGAATTCGATGATCCAGGAAATGCTCGACGAGTGGCTCGAGCAGGAGGTGGATGCACGCATGGACCAGTTGTTCTCCTCCCTGGCCTCCCCGCCCTCCCCGGCCAGCGTCAGCGCCCGTTCCGAAGCCGGCCCATCGTCCACAAGCAGCGCCTCCCACAGCGCCCCGCAAAGCGCCTCCGAGACGGTCGAAGTCTGA